Proteins from a genomic interval of Micropterus dolomieu isolate WLL.071019.BEF.003 ecotype Adirondacks linkage group LG16, ASM2129224v1, whole genome shotgun sequence:
- the dcp1b gene encoding mRNA-decapping enzyme 1B isoform X2, whose product MTATSAGSSSCLTAKGLDISLAALQRQDPYINNIVDVASQVALYTYNNRANEWEKTEVEGTLFIYTRLASPRHGFTIMNRLSMENLTEPITKDLDFQLQHPFLLYRNARLVIHGIWFYDKEDCQRIAQKMKILAQQEQVLVQSQGGWLSPEGGRRGVGGEIVRGGSEAKSVDIIQMLTKARTEYDKGQSTSEPKEIGGSSVLSGNPNLIKPIPVKPNTQYQHHHSSKPDLVSPLATPGTASSTVTAARPPVARTLTYEDTVNSARSVTSKGGNVVMAGFSDRGLRDGGNVVAGLLPSPTTAHQQQQQQQNQPQHCPAIQKLMQGQRGVLQTLSESPENRLCDNGVQLEHHHHHHHMYHHHHQQHHHHHHQKQQLDPIQRLFQIQPPPPSSNPPPLLQKPHLSSQPVMVDSVSCSHHHTQQTQQLFFSLSKPQPEAQHNSQSASTIPGPGLSSQMPGVVSPHELLQKLQLVQQEQSLASHDLPRLAARFLGPSHGQGAGSVVGPVPNQTTVAQKATLQFQVISPQRIPATVAPILLLSPSVFTQAKSSGGLSAVAQESCPVPSTLSRPPLQEEGRVLSRNQLQATLLRLIQTDSSFLDTIYEAYISRFANDSSSKY is encoded by the exons ATGACTGCGACTTCTGCAGGTAGCAGTAGCTGCCTCACCGCTAAAGGACTGGACATAAGTCTGGCTGCACTGCAGCGACAAGACCCATACATCAATAACATTGTGGACGTGGCCAGCCAAGTTGCTCTGTATACTTATAACAACAGGGCAAATGAGTGG gagaAGACCGAGGTGGAAGGCACCCTTTTTATCTACACAAG ACTTGCATCTCCCAGGCATGGTTTCACCATTATGAACAGACTCAGTATGGAGAACTTGACAGAGCCAATCACCAAAGACCTGGACTTCCAGCTCCAGCACCCCTTCCTGCTTTACCGCAATGCACGAT TGGTTATCCATGGGATTTGGTTCTATGATAAGGAGGACTGTCAACGCATTGCCCAGAAGATGAAGAT tctggCCCAGCAGGAGCAGGTCCTGGTTCAGTCTCAGGGTGGATGGTTGTCCCCTGAAGGAGGACGGCGAGGAGTGGGAGGAGAAATAGTCAGAGGAGGAAGTGAAGCGAAGTCAGTGGACATCATCCAGATGTTGACCAAAGCACGGACAGAGTATGATAAG GGCCAGTCTacatcagagccaaaggagATTGGTGGCAGCAGTGTTCTCTCTGGAAACCCCAACTTGATCAAACCAATACCTGTTAAACCGAACACTCAG TATCAGCACCACCACTCATCCAAACCTGACCTAGTCTCTCCTTTGGCCACCCCTGGGACGGCGTCATCAACGGTAACAGCCGCTCGGCCACCTGTAGCCCGCACGCTGACATATGAGGATACAGTGAACTCTGCCAGAAGTGTGACCTCCAAGGGAGGGAATGTCGTCATGGCTGGGTTTTCAGATAGAGGGCTCAGGGATGGTGGAAACGTTGTTGCGGGCTTGCTGCCGAGCCCCACTACCgcccatcagcagcagcagcagcagcagaaccagCCACAGCACTGCCCAGCCATCCAGAAGCTCATGCAAGGACAGAGAGGGGTGCTTCAGACCCTGTCAGAGTCCCCCGAGAACAGGCTGTGTGACAACGGGGTGCAGCTGGagcatcaccaccaccatcaccatatgtaccaccaccatcatcagcagcaccaccaccatcatcatcaaaaGCAACAGCTTGACCCAATCCAGAGACTTTTCCAAATCCAGCCACCACCTCCCTCCTCCAACCCTCCTCCCCTGCTGCAGAAGCCCCATCTCTCTTCCCAGCCAGTAATGGTGGATTCTGTGTCATGTTCACACCATCATACGCAACAGACCCAGCAGCTATTTTTCAGCCTATCTAAACCTCAACCAGAGGCACAGCACAATAGCCAGTCAGCCTCAACTATACCGGGACCAG GCCTGTCTTCCCAGATGCCCGGTGTGGTGTCGCCTCATGAGCTCCTGCAAAAGCTCCAGCTGGTCCAGCAAGAGCAAAGCCTGGCTTCCCATGATCTCCCTCGACTGGCCGCTCGATTTCTGGGACCCAGTCATGGTCAAGGTGCTGGCTCAGTTGTAGGTCCGGTCCCTAACCAGACCACTGTAGCTCAGAAGGCTACGCTGCAGTTTCAG GTGATCTCCCCGCAGCGGATACCAGCCACTGTGGCCCCCATCCTGCTCCTCTCTCCCAGTGTGTTCACTCAGGCAAAATCTAGTGGTGGGTTATCAGCGGTTGCCCAGGAGAGCTGCCCTGTCCCCTCAACTCTGTCCAGACCCCCGCTGCAGGAAGAGGGCAGAGTTCTGTCCAGAAACCAGCTTCAAGCCACGCTGCTCCGTCTGATCCAG ACTGACAGCTCATTCTTGGACACCATCTATGAAGCCTACATCAGCCGCTTTGCTAACGACTCAAGCAGCAAGTACTGA
- the dcp1b gene encoding mRNA-decapping enzyme 1B isoform X1 gives MTATSAGSSSCLTAKGLDISLAALQRQDPYINNIVDVASQVALYTYNNRANEWEKTEVEGTLFIYTRLASPRHGFTIMNRLSMENLTEPITKDLDFQLQHPFLLYRNARLVIHGIWFYDKEDCQRIAQKMKILAQQEQVLVQSQGGWLSPEGGRRGVGGEIVRGGSEAKSVDIIQMLTKARTEYDKGQSTSEPKEIGGSSVLSGNPNLIKPIPVKPNTQDSEGTEPKSLSLATLFGSQYQHHHSSKPDLVSPLATPGTASSTVTAARPPVARTLTYEDTVNSARSVTSKGGNVVMAGFSDRGLRDGGNVVAGLLPSPTTAHQQQQQQQNQPQHCPAIQKLMQGQRGVLQTLSESPENRLCDNGVQLEHHHHHHHMYHHHHQQHHHHHHQKQQLDPIQRLFQIQPPPPSSNPPPLLQKPHLSSQPVMVDSVSCSHHHTQQTQQLFFSLSKPQPEAQHNSQSASTIPGPGLSSQMPGVVSPHELLQKLQLVQQEQSLASHDLPRLAARFLGPSHGQGAGSVVGPVPNQTTVAQKATLQFQVISPQRIPATVAPILLLSPSVFTQAKSSGGLSAVAQESCPVPSTLSRPPLQEEGRVLSRNQLQATLLRLIQTDSSFLDTIYEAYISRFANDSSSKY, from the exons ATGACTGCGACTTCTGCAGGTAGCAGTAGCTGCCTCACCGCTAAAGGACTGGACATAAGTCTGGCTGCACTGCAGCGACAAGACCCATACATCAATAACATTGTGGACGTGGCCAGCCAAGTTGCTCTGTATACTTATAACAACAGGGCAAATGAGTGG gagaAGACCGAGGTGGAAGGCACCCTTTTTATCTACACAAG ACTTGCATCTCCCAGGCATGGTTTCACCATTATGAACAGACTCAGTATGGAGAACTTGACAGAGCCAATCACCAAAGACCTGGACTTCCAGCTCCAGCACCCCTTCCTGCTTTACCGCAATGCACGAT TGGTTATCCATGGGATTTGGTTCTATGATAAGGAGGACTGTCAACGCATTGCCCAGAAGATGAAGAT tctggCCCAGCAGGAGCAGGTCCTGGTTCAGTCTCAGGGTGGATGGTTGTCCCCTGAAGGAGGACGGCGAGGAGTGGGAGGAGAAATAGTCAGAGGAGGAAGTGAAGCGAAGTCAGTGGACATCATCCAGATGTTGACCAAAGCACGGACAGAGTATGATAAG GGCCAGTCTacatcagagccaaaggagATTGGTGGCAGCAGTGTTCTCTCTGGAAACCCCAACTTGATCAAACCAATACCTGTTAAACCGAACACTCAG GACAGTGAAGGTACTGAACccaagtctctctctctggccaCTCTTTTTGGCTCTCAGTATCAGCACCACCACTCATCCAAACCTGACCTAGTCTCTCCTTTGGCCACCCCTGGGACGGCGTCATCAACGGTAACAGCCGCTCGGCCACCTGTAGCCCGCACGCTGACATATGAGGATACAGTGAACTCTGCCAGAAGTGTGACCTCCAAGGGAGGGAATGTCGTCATGGCTGGGTTTTCAGATAGAGGGCTCAGGGATGGTGGAAACGTTGTTGCGGGCTTGCTGCCGAGCCCCACTACCgcccatcagcagcagcagcagcagcagaaccagCCACAGCACTGCCCAGCCATCCAGAAGCTCATGCAAGGACAGAGAGGGGTGCTTCAGACCCTGTCAGAGTCCCCCGAGAACAGGCTGTGTGACAACGGGGTGCAGCTGGagcatcaccaccaccatcaccatatgtaccaccaccatcatcagcagcaccaccaccatcatcatcaaaaGCAACAGCTTGACCCAATCCAGAGACTTTTCCAAATCCAGCCACCACCTCCCTCCTCCAACCCTCCTCCCCTGCTGCAGAAGCCCCATCTCTCTTCCCAGCCAGTAATGGTGGATTCTGTGTCATGTTCACACCATCATACGCAACAGACCCAGCAGCTATTTTTCAGCCTATCTAAACCTCAACCAGAGGCACAGCACAATAGCCAGTCAGCCTCAACTATACCGGGACCAG GCCTGTCTTCCCAGATGCCCGGTGTGGTGTCGCCTCATGAGCTCCTGCAAAAGCTCCAGCTGGTCCAGCAAGAGCAAAGCCTGGCTTCCCATGATCTCCCTCGACTGGCCGCTCGATTTCTGGGACCCAGTCATGGTCAAGGTGCTGGCTCAGTTGTAGGTCCGGTCCCTAACCAGACCACTGTAGCTCAGAAGGCTACGCTGCAGTTTCAG GTGATCTCCCCGCAGCGGATACCAGCCACTGTGGCCCCCATCCTGCTCCTCTCTCCCAGTGTGTTCACTCAGGCAAAATCTAGTGGTGGGTTATCAGCGGTTGCCCAGGAGAGCTGCCCTGTCCCCTCAACTCTGTCCAGACCCCCGCTGCAGGAAGAGGGCAGAGTTCTGTCCAGAAACCAGCTTCAAGCCACGCTGCTCCGTCTGATCCAG ACTGACAGCTCATTCTTGGACACCATCTATGAAGCCTACATCAGCCGCTTTGCTAACGACTCAAGCAGCAAGTACTGA
- the dcp1b gene encoding mRNA-decapping enzyme 1B isoform X3: MFHIKEKTEVEGTLFIYTRLASPRHGFTIMNRLSMENLTEPITKDLDFQLQHPFLLYRNARLVIHGIWFYDKEDCQRIAQKMKILAQQEQVLVQSQGGWLSPEGGRRGVGGEIVRGGSEAKSVDIIQMLTKARTEYDKGQSTSEPKEIGGSSVLSGNPNLIKPIPVKPNTQDSEGTEPKSLSLATLFGSQYQHHHSSKPDLVSPLATPGTASSTVTAARPPVARTLTYEDTVNSARSVTSKGGNVVMAGFSDRGLRDGGNVVAGLLPSPTTAHQQQQQQQNQPQHCPAIQKLMQGQRGVLQTLSESPENRLCDNGVQLEHHHHHHHMYHHHHQQHHHHHHQKQQLDPIQRLFQIQPPPPSSNPPPLLQKPHLSSQPVMVDSVSCSHHHTQQTQQLFFSLSKPQPEAQHNSQSASTIPGPGLSSQMPGVVSPHELLQKLQLVQQEQSLASHDLPRLAARFLGPSHGQGAGSVVGPVPNQTTVAQKATLQFQVISPQRIPATVAPILLLSPSVFTQAKSSGGLSAVAQESCPVPSTLSRPPLQEEGRVLSRNQLQATLLRLIQTDSSFLDTIYEAYISRFANDSSSKY, from the exons ATGTTTCACATAAAA gagaAGACCGAGGTGGAAGGCACCCTTTTTATCTACACAAG ACTTGCATCTCCCAGGCATGGTTTCACCATTATGAACAGACTCAGTATGGAGAACTTGACAGAGCCAATCACCAAAGACCTGGACTTCCAGCTCCAGCACCCCTTCCTGCTTTACCGCAATGCACGAT TGGTTATCCATGGGATTTGGTTCTATGATAAGGAGGACTGTCAACGCATTGCCCAGAAGATGAAGAT tctggCCCAGCAGGAGCAGGTCCTGGTTCAGTCTCAGGGTGGATGGTTGTCCCCTGAAGGAGGACGGCGAGGAGTGGGAGGAGAAATAGTCAGAGGAGGAAGTGAAGCGAAGTCAGTGGACATCATCCAGATGTTGACCAAAGCACGGACAGAGTATGATAAG GGCCAGTCTacatcagagccaaaggagATTGGTGGCAGCAGTGTTCTCTCTGGAAACCCCAACTTGATCAAACCAATACCTGTTAAACCGAACACTCAG GACAGTGAAGGTACTGAACccaagtctctctctctggccaCTCTTTTTGGCTCTCAGTATCAGCACCACCACTCATCCAAACCTGACCTAGTCTCTCCTTTGGCCACCCCTGGGACGGCGTCATCAACGGTAACAGCCGCTCGGCCACCTGTAGCCCGCACGCTGACATATGAGGATACAGTGAACTCTGCCAGAAGTGTGACCTCCAAGGGAGGGAATGTCGTCATGGCTGGGTTTTCAGATAGAGGGCTCAGGGATGGTGGAAACGTTGTTGCGGGCTTGCTGCCGAGCCCCACTACCgcccatcagcagcagcagcagcagcagaaccagCCACAGCACTGCCCAGCCATCCAGAAGCTCATGCAAGGACAGAGAGGGGTGCTTCAGACCCTGTCAGAGTCCCCCGAGAACAGGCTGTGTGACAACGGGGTGCAGCTGGagcatcaccaccaccatcaccatatgtaccaccaccatcatcagcagcaccaccaccatcatcatcaaaaGCAACAGCTTGACCCAATCCAGAGACTTTTCCAAATCCAGCCACCACCTCCCTCCTCCAACCCTCCTCCCCTGCTGCAGAAGCCCCATCTCTCTTCCCAGCCAGTAATGGTGGATTCTGTGTCATGTTCACACCATCATACGCAACAGACCCAGCAGCTATTTTTCAGCCTATCTAAACCTCAACCAGAGGCACAGCACAATAGCCAGTCAGCCTCAACTATACCGGGACCAG GCCTGTCTTCCCAGATGCCCGGTGTGGTGTCGCCTCATGAGCTCCTGCAAAAGCTCCAGCTGGTCCAGCAAGAGCAAAGCCTGGCTTCCCATGATCTCCCTCGACTGGCCGCTCGATTTCTGGGACCCAGTCATGGTCAAGGTGCTGGCTCAGTTGTAGGTCCGGTCCCTAACCAGACCACTGTAGCTCAGAAGGCTACGCTGCAGTTTCAG GTGATCTCCCCGCAGCGGATACCAGCCACTGTGGCCCCCATCCTGCTCCTCTCTCCCAGTGTGTTCACTCAGGCAAAATCTAGTGGTGGGTTATCAGCGGTTGCCCAGGAGAGCTGCCCTGTCCCCTCAACTCTGTCCAGACCCCCGCTGCAGGAAGAGGGCAGAGTTCTGTCCAGAAACCAGCTTCAAGCCACGCTGCTCCGTCTGATCCAG ACTGACAGCTCATTCTTGGACACCATCTATGAAGCCTACATCAGCCGCTTTGCTAACGACTCAAGCAGCAAGTACTGA